The genomic window TGCGAAGAAGACCAGCGTGTAGGCCGATCCGATCTCGATGCGCATCGAGGCGTAGCTGTCGGCCAGGCCCACGGGCAGGGTGCGCGTGAGCGGCGTGTGCAGCATCCAGGTAAGGTTGAACTCGCCCACCGAGAGCGTGAACACCATCAGGCTGCCGGCCACGATGGCGGGGAACACGGCGGGCACCAGAATGCCCATGAAGCGCTGGCGGAAGTTCGCGCCGAGCGACCGGGCCGCTTCCTCGAGCGCGAGCAGATCGTCGCGCTGGAACGCCGAGCTCACGGTGCGCACCATGAACGGCAGCGTGAACACGATGTGGCCCACCAGAATGAAAGCGAAGCTCTGGCGGAAGGCCGTGAGCTGGCCGTAGGCCAGGATGAGCGCCAGCGCGGTCGCGAGGCCCGGCACTGCAACGGGAAGCGTGAGCAGTTCCTCGAAGATGTGCGCCGCTCGTGAGCGGCTGCGCGCCAGCGCATAGGCGCAGGGCACGCCCAGCAGCACGGTGCCGACCACGCAGGCCGCTGCCAGCGCGAGCGACCAGCCCACGGTGCCGCCGTAGTTCTCCCACACCTCGCCCAGCCAGCGCAGCGTGAGTCCGCTCTTCAGGCCCGCGCTGTAGTTGTTGACCAGGCCGGCCATGACGGACAGCAGCATCGGCGCGATCATGAAAATGCTCACGAGCACGGTAATGGCCAGCAGGAAGGGCGCCTTGGGTTGCGTGTTCTTTCGCATGAGCGTTTTCCTCTATTCAGCGCGCGACCGGGTTGGCGCCGAAGCGCCGCGCCACGAACAGCACCAGCCAGGTCACGATGCCCAGCGCAATCGAGAGCGACGCGGCGAGCGCAAAGTTGGCGTAGTTGGTGAACTCGTTGTAGATGGTGATGGGGATCACCTCGAACTTGCTGGCGAGGGTGAAGGCAGTGCCAAAGGCGCCCATCGAGGTGGCGAACAGAATGGCGCCGCAGGCCAGCGTAGTGGGGGCAAGCTCGGGCATCCAGACATCGTGCGCCACGCGCAGGCGAGAGGCTCCGAGCGAGCGTGCGGCTTCTTCGAGCTGCACGTTCATGGCCTCCGCCGCTGCGGCGTAGGTGGCAATCGCGCGAGGCAGCGAGAAGTACAGGTAGGCGAGGAACAGGCCGAGCAGGCCATATGCAAAGGTGATGCGTTCACCGAAGAGGCTGTCGCCGATGTCGGCCACCACGCCTTGCCGCCCGCCGAGCAGGATGACGAAGAAGCCGATGATCACGCCCGGAAAGGACAGCGGCAGCGTGAGCAGCGACAGCAGCATGCGCTTGCCGGTGAAGGCATGACGCGCGAGATAAATGCCGACGGCCGCTCCGAGCACCAGCGTTGCGAGTGTCACGGCCACCGACAACGCCACAGTGTTGACCATGCTCTGCAGGTAGCGCGAGTCGGTGAGCACTGCGAAGTAGGTGGCCCATCCCTTGGTCGCAGGCAATGTAAGGAGGCGCACCACCGGCAGCAGCCAGAAGGCGACGAAGAACACGGCCGCGGGGGCTACGCAGGCCAGCAGGCGCCAGCGTGGGTTCCAGGCGTTGGCGGGTTTCATTTCAGTTGCTTGTCTTGCGTTGTTGTTATTGGCGCTGATGTTCAGGGCCGGTGCAAAGGCCACCGGGTACTCCCCTCCGCGAATGTCCCCCGCCTTCGGCTCCTCCTTTATTTCGCTGCGGGGAGCACCCGGTGCCCTGTGCACTTGGGCACGCCGCGGGTGTACCGCTGATCAACCACCGCTCTTTGCAACGCTCCCGTCGATGGGGTGCCTTGCGCAGCGAAATAAAGGAGGAGGCCGCAGGCCGGGGGACATTCGCGGAGAAAGGTACCCCGTCGGCGGGTGCGCGCCCTGGACAAGTCACTTCAGCGCACTTCCTTCAGATACCGATCAGAGAACGCACGCTGCGCCTCAGCCATGCGCGCATAGTCAACGCTCTTGGCGCGTGCGTATTCGGTAGCAGGCAGGAACTGCGCCTCTACCTCCTTCGGCATCGCACCGGCGCGCACTGGCCGCAGGTAAGCCTTGGCCCAGATAGCCTGCCCTTCGTCCGACAGAACGAAGTCGAGCACCTTCTTGCCCTCGGCTGCGTGCGGCGCCTTGGCGACGAGGCTCATCACGTAGGGCACTGCCAGCGTGCCTTCGCTCGGAATGACGAATGCGACGTTGGCCTTGTCCTTGTACTTGGCGCGGTAGGCGTTGAAGTCGTAGTCGAGCAGGATCGCGATTTCACCCGACAGCACGCGCGCATAAGAGGTCTGCTTGGGAACGATGGGTTCGTTCTTCTGCAGCGCCTTGAAGTAGTCGATGGCCGGACCGAAGTTGTCGAGCGTGCCGCCGCGGGCTTCGTTCACCGCCACCGCACCCACGTAGCCGACGAAGGCCGAGGCCGGATCGAGGTAACCGATGAGGCCCTTGTATTCGGGCTTGAGCAGGTCGGCCCATGACTTGGGCACCGGCTTGCCCTTGAGCGCATCGACGTTGACCATGAAACCGAGCGTGCCCGAGTGGATGGTGAACCAGTTGCCGGCCGGGTCCTTCAGGCCGTCGGGAATGTCTTTCCATGCTGCCGGCTTGTAGGGCTCGACCACGCCGTCCTTCTGGGCCTGCACCGCGAAGGTCACGCCCAGGTAGGTGACGTCGGCCACGGGGCTTGCCTTCTCGGCGACGAGCTGCGCGAGCGACTGGCCGGAGTTCTTGTTGTCGGCCGGCACGCTGACGCCGGTCTTGGCCTTGATGGCCTTGAGCTGCGTGCCCCAGTCGGCCCATTCGGTCGGGCAGTTGTAGCAAATGGCGGTCTGTGCAACGGCACTACCGGCGGCGACGAGCGCGGCGGTGAGCAGGCCCAGGCGGGCCATACGGGAGATGCGTAGAGACATGAAAGAACTCCTTGGATGTGACGGTTGAGGCGAGTGAAAGCGGGTGCTCAGTCGATGGCAACATCGCGTGCGGATGCGCACGATTCACCGTCGCGAAATAAGCAAGGCAGCAGCAGGCTCGCGTCGGCTTGCAGCGTCGTGCCGCCGCCCATGGCCTGGATCAGCAATTCGACGCTGCGGCGGCCGATGTCGCTGTTGGGCTGCGCAATGGTGGTGAGCGCCGGCGTGAGGTCTTCGCCGAGCGCAATGCCGTCGAAGCCCACCACGCTGAGGTCGTCGGGCACGGAGAGCCCGCTCAGGTGTGCCGCGCGAATGCTGCGAATGGCGAGAAGGTCGTTCGAGCAGACCAGTGCGGTGGGCCGCTCCTTGGCTTGCAGCAGGTGCGCAAGCATGTCCACCGCGCTTTCGACAAAGGGCACCTCGATGAGCGGTGGCGCGTCGAGCCCGGCGTCGGCCATGCCTTTTTGATAACCGCGATAGCGCTGCTGCGCCCGGTCGGAGGCGGCCAGCGTGCCGCTGACCATGGCGATGCGGCGGTGCCCCAGCAGCACCAGGCGTGCGACGGCGTCGGCCACGGCAGCTTCGCCGTCGACGGTCACGCAAGGGTGGTCAGGATGCCGGTTGTAGGCCAGCACATAGGGCGTGCCGGTGGTTCGAAGCCGTGCCAAGGCCGCCGAAGTGGAGGGGTTGGAGACCACGAGGATCAATCCGTCGACATTGCCCGCCAGCAGCAGATGGACCGCGCGTTCTTCTTCGTCGAGCCGGTAGCCCGTGGTGACCGGAATGATGGCGTAGCCGCCCGCCATGGCTGCACGCGCAATGCCTTGCAGGCACTCGGCGAAAGTCGGATTCAAGAGCGTCGGCAGCACCACGCCCAGCGCGCGGCTTCGCTGGGTGCGCAAGGTGCGCGCGCTGGCGTTGGGCACGTACTGAAGCTCGCGCGCCACGCGTTCCACCAACTCACGCGTGGCTGGCGTGACCTTGTCGGGGAAGTTGAACGCCCGCGACACGGTGGCCACGGAAACCCCAGCTTTGGCTGCGACGGATTGAATGCTCATCGTGCGGTGCTATGTAAACGATTACATTGCACCGCGGCAGTATGACCCTGCCATGACAAACCAAGAAAGCCGGGAAAAACCCTTACGTTGCGTCTCAAAGAGAAAGGGGCCCGAAGGCCCCTTGAGAAACTGGCTTACTTCCCGCGCCGAACCCGCCGGATTTCGTCCACGATCAGGCAGATGGCCCCCAGCGTGATCGCACTGTCCGCCGCGTTGAAGGCCGGAAAGTACCAGTTCCCCGCGTGAAAGCTCAGGAAGTCGACCACGTACCCGTGCATCATCCGGTCGATCACGTTGCCGATGGCGCCGCCCAGAATGCAGGCCATCGCGAACGAAAACAGCTTCTGTCCCGCGTGCGATTTCAGCATCCACACGATGAACACCGCGGCCGCCAGGCCAATGGCCGTGAAGAACCAGCGCTGCCAACCCGAATGGTCGGCCAGGAACGAGAACGCGGCGCCCGTGTTGTGCGCGCGAACCACGTTGAAGAAGCTCGTCACGTAGGTGGCATCACCGAGCTTGTAGTAGCCCAGGATCAGCGTCTTGGTGAACTGGTCGATGATCAAAATGATGGCCGCCAGGGCGAGCCATGGCCAGATGCTGCCGCTGCGCGAACGCGATGCCGACATGGAACGTGCGGCCGCCATCAGGCAAAGCTCCGTGCTTCGCCGGCGCCGAACAGGTTGCTGGTGCAACGGCCGCAGATCGTCGGATGCGCCGGGTCGTGGCCCACGTCGTCGCGGTAGTGCCAGCAGCGATCGCATTTCTGCGCGCTGCTCGGCGTTACCGTCGTCGAAAGCGCTTCGCCCGCGGCGATTGCGATGGCCGAGGTGATGAAGACGAATTTCAGGTCATCGCCCAGCGAGCCCAGCAGCGCGAAGTCGTCGGCCGGCGCGGTGAGCTGCAGGTTGGCCTGCAGCGACGAACCGACCTTGCCTTCGGCGCGCACTGCCTCGATGTCCTTGTTGGCCACGTCGCGGATCTCGCGGATGCGGCCCCACTTGGCGAGCAGCGCTTCGTCGGGCGCGGCAAACTTGCTGAACGTCTGCGCAAAGATCGACTCGCCCGGCTTGCCCGTGCTCACGAACTTCCACGCCTCTTCGGCCGTGAAGCTCAGGAACGGCGCCATCCAGCGCAGCATGGCTTGCGAGATGTGCCAGAGCGCGGTCTGCGCACTGCGGCGCGCGAGCGAGCCGGGTGCGGTCGTGTAGAGCCGGTCTTTCAGGATGTCGAGGTAGAAGCCGCCCAGGTCTTCCGAGCAGTAGATCTGCAGCTTGGCCACGACCGGGTGGAACTCGTACACCTTGTAGTGGGCGAGGATCTCGGCCTGGAACTGCGAAGCCCGCGCAAGCGCATAGCGGTCGATCTCGAACAGCTCCTCCAGCGGCACCGCGTCCTTGGCGATGTCGAAGTCGCTGGTGTTCGCCAGCAAGAAGCGCAGCGTGTTGCGGATGCGGCGGTACGAGTCGACCACGCGCGCCAGGATTTTGTCGTCGCCCGCGATGTCGCCCGAATAGTCACTCGCGGCCACCCAGAGGCGGATGATTTCCGCGCCCAGCTTGCTGCTGATTTCCTGCGGGTCGATGCCGTTCTTGAGCGACTTGCTCATCTTGATGCCCTTGGCATCCACAGTGAAGCCGTGCGTGAGCAGGCCGCGGTACGGCGCGCGGTCTTCCAGCGCACAGGCGATCAAAAGCGACGAGTGGAACCAGCCGCGGTGCTGGTCGTGGCCTTCGAGGTACAGGTCGGCTTCAGGGCCCGCAGCGTGGTGCACGTTGGGGTGCGTGCCGCGCAGCACGTGATAGAAGGTCGAGCCCGAGTCGAACCACACCTCGAGGATGTCGGTGCTCTTGGTGTAGTGCGGCGCGTCTTCGGCGCCGAGGATTTCTTCGACGGTGACGCGGCTCCAGGCCTCGATGCCGCCTTTCTCGACGATGCCGGCGGCCTGGTCGAGGATTTCCATCGTGCGCGGATGCAGCTCGCCCGAATCCTTGTGCAGGAAGAACGGGATCGGCACGCCCCAGCTGCGCTGGCGGCTGATGCACCAGTCGGGCCGGTTGGCGATCATGTCGTGCAGGCGCGCCTTGCCGTTCTCCGGATAGAAGCTCGTCTTCTCGATGGCTTCGAGGGCGGTCTGGCGCAGCGTCTTGGGCGCCTTGTCCTTGGTGAACACGCCTTCGCCTTCGTCCATGCGCACGAACCACTGCGCCGCGGCACGGTAGATCACCGGCGTCTTGTGGCGCCAGCAGTGCGGGTAGCTGTGCGTGATGGTCTCGGTGGTGAGCAGGCGGTTGGCGTCGCGCAGCGCGGCGATGATCACCGGCACGGCCTTCCAGATGTTCTGGCCGCCGAACAGCGGAAAATCGAGCGCGTAGCTGCCGTTGCCCTGCACCGGGTTCAGGATGTCGTCGTACGCCACGCCATGGGCGATGCAGGAGTTGAAGTCGTCCACGCCGTAGGCAGGCGAGGAGTGCACGAGGCCGGTGCCGTCGGTGGCAGTGGCGTAGTCGGCCAGGTACACCGGCGACAGGCGCTTGTAGCCGGCGTCCACGTCGTACAGCGGGTGCTCGAATTCGAGCCCGCCGAGCTTCTCGCCCTTGACCGTGGCCAGCACCTTGCCGTCCAGCGCATAGCGCGTCATGCACATCTCGACCAGCGAGTTGGCGAGGATGAGCAGGCCGCGCTCGGTGTCGACCAGCGAGTACTCGATCTCCGGGTTCAGGTTGATCGCCTGGTTGGCCGGGATGGTCC from Variovorax paradoxus includes these protein-coding regions:
- a CDS encoding ABC transporter permease, with product MRKNTQPKAPFLLAITVLVSIFMIAPMLLSVMAGLVNNYSAGLKSGLTLRWLGEVWENYGGTVGWSLALAAACVVGTVLLGVPCAYALARSRSRAAHIFEELLTLPVAVPGLATALALILAYGQLTAFRQSFAFILVGHIVFTLPFMVRTVSSAFQRDDLLALEEAARSLGANFRQRFMGILVPAVFPAIVAGSLMVFTLSVGEFNLTWMLHTPLTRTLPVGLADSYASMRIEIGSAYTLVFFAVILPVLWGLQYLANLIQKRHGT
- a CDS encoding ABC transporter permease, producing the protein MKPANAWNPRWRLLACVAPAAVFFVAFWLLPVVRLLTLPATKGWATYFAVLTDSRYLQSMVNTVALSVAVTLATLVLGAAVGIYLARHAFTGKRMLLSLLTLPLSFPGVIIGFFVILLGGRQGVVADIGDSLFGERITFAYGLLGLFLAYLYFSLPRAIATYAAAAEAMNVQLEEAARSLGASRLRVAHDVWMPELAPTTLACGAILFATSMGAFGTAFTLASKFEVIPITIYNEFTNYANFALAASLSIALGIVTWLVLFVARRFGANPVAR
- a CDS encoding ABC transporter substrate-binding protein, with product MSLRISRMARLGLLTAALVAAGSAVAQTAICYNCPTEWADWGTQLKAIKAKTGVSVPADNKNSGQSLAQLVAEKASPVADVTYLGVTFAVQAQKDGVVEPYKPAAWKDIPDGLKDPAGNWFTIHSGTLGFMVNVDALKGKPVPKSWADLLKPEYKGLIGYLDPASAFVGYVGAVAVNEARGGTLDNFGPAIDYFKALQKNEPIVPKQTSYARVLSGEIAILLDYDFNAYRAKYKDKANVAFVIPSEGTLAVPYVMSLVAKAPHAAEGKKVLDFVLSDEGQAIWAKAYLRPVRAGAMPKEVEAQFLPATEYARAKSVDYARMAEAQRAFSDRYLKEVR
- a CDS encoding LacI family DNA-binding transcriptional regulator produces the protein MSIQSVAAKAGVSVATVSRAFNFPDKVTPATRELVERVARELQYVPNASARTLRTQRSRALGVVLPTLLNPTFAECLQGIARAAMAGGYAIIPVTTGYRLDEEERAVHLLLAGNVDGLILVVSNPSTSAALARLRTTGTPYVLAYNRHPDHPCVTVDGEAAVADAVARLVLLGHRRIAMVSGTLAASDRAQQRYRGYQKGMADAGLDAPPLIEVPFVESAVDMLAHLLQAKERPTALVCSNDLLAIRSIRAAHLSGLSVPDDLSVVGFDGIALGEDLTPALTTIAQPNSDIGRRSVELLIQAMGGGTTLQADASLLLPCLFRDGESCASARDVAID
- the lspA gene encoding signal peptidase II, with protein sequence MAAARSMSASRSRSGSIWPWLALAAIILIIDQFTKTLILGYYKLGDATYVTSFFNVVRAHNTGAAFSFLADHSGWQRWFFTAIGLAAAVFIVWMLKSHAGQKLFSFAMACILGGAIGNVIDRMMHGYVVDFLSFHAGNWYFPAFNAADSAITLGAICLIVDEIRRVRRGK
- the ileS gene encoding isoleucine--tRNA ligase, encoding MSDAASTTDYRSTLNLPDTPFPMRGDLPKREPGWVKEWNDEGRYHRLRDARHGAPKFILHDGPPYANGQIHMGHAVNKILKDMITKARQLEGYDALYVPGWDCHGLPIENAIEKQYGRNLSRDEMQAKSRAYATEQIAQQMADFQRLGVLGEWDHPYKTMDFANEAGELRAFKRVIERGFVYRGLKPVYWCFDCGSSLAEFEIEYADKKSQTIDVAFKAHDREKVLKAFETDHTILGDIFAVIWTTTAWTIPANQAINLNPEIEYSLVDTERGLLILANSLVEMCMTRYALDGKVLATVKGEKLGGLEFEHPLYDVDAGYKRLSPVYLADYATATDGTGLVHSSPAYGVDDFNSCIAHGVAYDDILNPVQGNGSYALDFPLFGGQNIWKAVPVIIAALRDANRLLTTETITHSYPHCWRHKTPVIYRAAAQWFVRMDEGEGVFTKDKAPKTLRQTALEAIEKTSFYPENGKARLHDMIANRPDWCISRQRSWGVPIPFFLHKDSGELHPRTMEILDQAAGIVEKGGIEAWSRVTVEEILGAEDAPHYTKSTDILEVWFDSGSTFYHVLRGTHPNVHHAAGPEADLYLEGHDQHRGWFHSSLLIACALEDRAPYRGLLTHGFTVDAKGIKMSKSLKNGIDPQEISSKLGAEIIRLWVAASDYSGDIAGDDKILARVVDSYRRIRNTLRFLLANTSDFDIAKDAVPLEELFEIDRYALARASQFQAEILAHYKVYEFHPVVAKLQIYCSEDLGGFYLDILKDRLYTTAPGSLARRSAQTALWHISQAMLRWMAPFLSFTAEEAWKFVSTGKPGESIFAQTFSKFAAPDEALLAKWGRIREIRDVANKDIEAVRAEGKVGSSLQANLQLTAPADDFALLGSLGDDLKFVFITSAIAIAAGEALSTTVTPSSAQKCDRCWHYRDDVGHDPAHPTICGRCTSNLFGAGEARSFA